DNA sequence from the Pseudoduganella plicata genome:
GGGGCGATCCGCATCGTGTTCTCGGCCACCGGCGGGCGGGCCGGGATGTTCTCGAAGCCGTACACGCGCGCCACTTCCTCGATCAGGTCTTCCTCGATCTCGATGTCGAAACGGTAGCTCGGGCTCGTCACGGAGAAGACACCGTCCTCGACCGTGTGCGGCAGCGCCAGGCGGGTGAAGATGTCGGCCACAACGGCATCGGTCAACGGCACGCCGATGACCTTCTGCGCTCGGCTCGTGCGCATTTTCACGGGAGCGCGTTGCGGCACGTTGACGACGTGATCGTCCACGGGACCGATTTTCGTTTCCGCCGTGCCGCAGATCTCCAGGATCAGCGCGGTGATGCGTTCGATGTGCTCGACCGTCGTCGCGTAATCCACGCCCCGCTCGAAGCGGTGCGCAGCGTCCGTCGAGAAGTTGTACTTGCGCGCCCGGCCCTGGATGGCGCTTGGCCACCAGAAGGCCGCTTCCAGGTAGATGTTCGTCGTGTCCAGCGACACGGCGGTCGAGTCGCCGCCCATGATGCCGGCCAGCGATTCGATTTCCTTGTCGTCGGCGATCACGCCGACCCACTCGTCGACGGCAACGGTGTTACCGTTCAACAGCTTCAGCGATTCGCCGGCCTTGCCCCAGCGCACCTCCAGGCCGCCATGGATCCTGTCCAGGTCGAACACGTGCGACGGCCGCCCCAGTTCCAGCATGACGTAGTTCGAGATGTCGACCAGTGCCGACAGACTGCGCTGGCCGCTGCGCTCCAGGCGCTGCTTCATCCACTCCGGCGTGGCGGCCTTCGCGTTCAGGTTGCGGATGACGCGGCCGGAGAAGCGGCCGCACAGGTCCGGCGCGCTGATCTTGACGGGCAGTTTTTCGTCCGAGTTGACCGCAACTGGCGCCGATTGCGGCGCCTGCAGCGGCGTGCCCGTCAGTGCGGACACTTCGCGCGCCACACCCAGCACGGACAGGCAGTCCGCCTTGTTCGGCGTCAGCTTGATCGTAAACTTCAGGTCGTCCAGCGCGTAGTAATCGCGGAAGTCGGCGCCCACGGGCGCATCGTCCGGCAGCTCCAGCAGGCCGCCGTGGTCTTCCGACAGTTTCAGCTCGCGGGCGGAGCACAGCATGCCCTGCGACTCGACGCCGCGCAGCTTGCCGACTTTGATCAGGAACGGCTTGCCGTCCGCGCCGGGCGGCAGTTCCGCGCCGGCCTTGGCGCAGACGACCTTCAGGCCCGGACGCACGTTCGGCGCGCCGCAGACGATGTTGAGCAAGGTGCCCGTGCCGACGTCCACCTGGCACACGTTCAGGCGGTCCGCATCCGGGTGCTTGACCATCTCGCGCACGTGGCCCACGACAACGTTCGTGAACGGCGGCGCGACCGGTTCCACTTCTTCCACTTCCAGGCCGGACATCGTCAGCAAGTGAGACAGCTCGTCCGAACTCATCTTCGGATCGGCCATGGTACGGAGCCAGTTTTCGGAGAATTGCATAATCAGCCTTCGATATTATTCTTAGTTGAACTGCTTCAGGAAGCGCAGGTCGCCTTCGTAGAACAGGCGCAGGTCATTGACGCCATAGCGCAGCATCGTCAGGCGCTCGAGGCCGGAGCCGAACGCAAAGCCGATGTATTTTTCCGGGTCCAGCCCGAAATTGCGTACGACGTTCGGGTGCACCTGCCCCGAACCGGACACTTCCAGCCAGCGCCCCTTCAGCGGACCGGAGCCGAAGGCGATGTCGATCTCGGCGGAAGGTTCCGTGAACGGGAAATACGACGGACGGAAGCGCACATCCAGGTCGTCCGTCTCGAAGAATGCCTTGACGAAGTTCAGGTACACGCCCTTCAGGTCGGCAAAACTGATGTTCTCGGCGATCCACAGGCCTTCGACCTGGTGGAACATCGGGGAGTGCGTTGCATCGCTGTCGACGCGGTAGGTGCGGCCAGGCGCGATCACCTTGATCGGCGGCTGATGGCTGCGCGCGTAGCGCACCTGCATCGGGCTCGTGTGCGTGCGCAGCAGCAGAGGCTTGCCGGTACTGTCGTTGCCGTCGATGTAGAACGTGTCCTGCATCGAGCGGGCCGGGTGGTTTTCCGGACTGTTCAGCGCGGTGAAGTTGGTCCAGTCGGTTTCGATCTCGGGACCGGCCGCCACGTCGAAGCCGATCGAGCGGAAGATCGCTTCCACCCGTTCCCACGTGCGCATCACGGGGTGGATGCCGCCGGTGGCGCGGCCGCGGCCGGGCAAGGTGACGTCGATGGCTTCCGCATTCAGGCGCTGCTGCAGCTGGGCTTCGGCCAGCGCATCGCGGCGTGCCGTCAGCGCGGTTTCGATCTGCCCTTTGGCGGCGTTGATCAGCGCACCTTGCGCTTTCTTTTCCTCGGGCGCGAGCTTGCCGAGGCCCTTCATCAATTCGGTGATCCGGCCGGTCTTGCCAAGATAGATGGCCTTGGCGTTTTCAAGGGCGGCGGCGTCGGCGGCGGCGATAAAGTCAGCCTGGGCCGCAACGACGAGTTGTTCGAGGGAGTTCATCCGACTGTTTTCCTATGCTGGAAATTAAAAACGGGGCCCAGGTTGTTAGACCCTGCCCCGCTCTTCACGCCCCCTTGCGGTGGCGCGCAACATCGATCGCTGATGAATTAAGCAGCGATTTTTGCTTTCACGGCGTTGACAATCGCGGCAAACGCCGGCTTGTCCATCACAGCCATATCGGCCAGGACTTTACGGTCCAGTTCGATAGCGGCTTTCTTCAGGCCGTTCATGAAGACGCTGTAGGTCAGGCCGTGTTCACGCGAAGCCGCGTTGATACGGGTGATCCACAGTGCGCGGAAGACGCGCTTCTTGTTACGACGGTCGCGGTAGGCGTACTGGCCAGCGCGCATGACTGCCTGCTTGGCAATACGGTAAACCTTGCTGCGACGACCGCGGTAACCCTTGGCCTGGTTCAGTACTTTTTTATGACGGGCACGCGCAGTAACCCCACGTTTTACTCGAGGCATAGTAGCTCCTTAAATGAGTGTGAGATTAAGCGGACGGCATCATGCGCAGGACGCTCGTGACGTCGGACGCATTGATGTTACGGGTGCCACGCAGCTGACGCTTGTTTTTGGTGGTTTTCTTGGTCAGGATGTGACGCTTGAACGCCATACCCGATTTGACGGTACCACCTGGACGCACGCGAAAACGCTTCTTCGCGGAGCTTTTGGTTTTCATTTTTGGCATAACACATCTGCTCTTTCGAGCAGCTCCAAATGAACAGGATTGCAGGTGGCAACAACACGTTGCGCTTGGGTGCCTGCTTTCACTTGTTGATGCAGCGGCAGCGGGGCCACTACATGTTGCAGCTTGGCGCTGCAAATTCTTTTGCAACAGGCCCTGGGGCCGCAGCAGCCGGCAATTATAACTGATTTTTCGCAGCAATAGCTCGGAAAACCGCCGGCCAGCGACCGCGGTGCACAAAATGTCGAGGACAGGCACCTGTCACGCGCCGCTCGGCGCGAGACAGGTGCCTGTCCCCGACGGGATCCACGCCCCGAGACAACTGGGGGCAGGCGCCGGTTTCAACACGAACCCGGCGCCTGCCCCCTCCCGACGTTGACTGCAGCGCAGTCGACGACTTACTTCTTCTTTTTAGGGGCGATGACCATGATCATCTGCCTTCCTTCCATCTTCGGGAACTGCTCCACCTGGCCATGCTCCTCCAGGTCAGCCTTCAGACGCTCAAGCATCCGCATCCCGATGTCCTGGTGGGCCATTTCGCGGCCGCGGAAACGCAACGTGATCTTCGTCTTGTCGCCGTCTTCCAGGAAACGGATCAGGTTGCGCAACTTGATGTTGTAGTCGCCGTCGTCAGTGCCGGGACGGAATTTGACTTCCTTCACGGCGATGACTTTCTGCTTCAATTTAGCGTCGTGCGCCTTCTTCTGTTCCGAATACTTGAACTTCCCGTAGTCCATCAGACGGGCGACAGGAGGAACCGCTGTTGGAGCGATTTCCACCAGATCGACGTTCGCTTCCTCCGCCAGGCGGAAGGCTTCGGCCAGGCTAACGATGCCCAGGGGCTCATTATTGACACCGGACAGGCGCATTTCCGGTGCCGTGATTTCGCCATTGATGCGATGCGACTTGTCAGTAGCTATTGCAGTTTCCTTTAAGAAATTTGATGGTTTGTGGCCGGTTGCGGAAACCTTGCTGCGATTCCCGTCAGGCTTTGTTGGCGACGTCCTGCTGGAGTCGCTCGACCAGGGCGTCGATCGACATTACGCCGAGATCGACATTGCCCCGAGCACGCACAGCCACGGTATTGGCATCCCGCTCCTTGTCGCCAATCACCAGAATATATGGCAACTTTTGGACGGAATGTTCGCGTATTTTATACGTGATCTTCTCGTTGCGCAAATCAGCCGTGACGCGGAACCCCAGCTTGCGCAGCTTTGCCGCCAGATCGGTGGCGTACTCGGCCTGGCCTTCCGAGATATTCAGGATGGCAACCTGCACCGGCGCCAGCCACATCGGCAGCGCGCCAGCGTAGTTTTCGATCAGGATGCCGATGAAACGCTCCATCGAACCGACGATCGCGCGGTGCAGCATGACAGGCACCTTGCGGCTGTTGTCCTCGGCCACATACTCGGCGCCCAGGCGTTCGGGCATGAAGAAGTCGACCTGCATCGTGCCGACCTGCCATGGGCGGCCCAGCGAATCCTTCAGATGGTACTCGATCTTCGGACCGTAGAACGCGCCCTCGCCCGGCAGCTCCGTCCACGTCACGCCGCAGGCGCGCAGACCCTGGCGCAGCGCTTCTTCGGCGTTGTTCCAGACGTCGTCCGTGCCGATGCGGTTATCGGGACGCAGCGCCAGCTTCACTTCGATATTGGTGAAGTCGAAGTCCTCGTACACCTCCATCGCCTGGCGGTGGAAGGCGACCACTTCCGGCTCGATCTGCTCGTTGGTGCAGAAGATGTGGCCGTCGTCCTGCGTGAAACCGCGCACGCGCATGATGCCGTGCAGCGCGCCGGACGGCTCGTTGCGGTGGCACTGGCCGAATTCGCCGTAGCGCAGCGGCAGGTCGCGGTACGAGCGCATGCCGGAATTGAAGATCTGCACGTGGCCCGGGCAGTTCATCGGCTTCAGGGCATACGAACGGTTTTCCGACTCCGTCACGAACATGTTTTCGCGGTAGTTGTCCCAGTGACCCGTTTTGCCCCACAGGCTGGCATCGAGAATCTGCGGCGCCTTGACTTCCTGGTAGCCATTGTCCTGGTATTTCTTGCGCATGTACTGTTCGACCTGCTGCCAGATGGTCCAGCCTTTCGGGTGCCAGAACACCAGGCCCGGCGCCTCGTCCTGGAAGTGGAAGAAGTCCAGCTGCTTGCCCAGTTTGCGGTGGTCGCGCTTTTCCGCCTCCTCCAGCATGTGCAGGTACTGCTCCTGGTCTTCCTTCCTGGCCCAGGCCGTGCCGTAGACACGCTGCAGCATCTCGTTCTTCGAGTCGCCGCGCCAGTAGGCGCCGGCCAGCTTCATCAGCTTGAATACTTTCAGCTTACCCGTCGACGGCACGTGCGGGCCGCGGCACAGGTCGGTGAACTTCCCTTCGCTGTACAGCGACACGTCCTCGCCCGCAGGAATCGAGCCGATGATCTCGGCTTTATAGGCTTCGCCGATCGACTTGAAGTACGCCACCGCTTCGTCGCGCGGCATGACCTTGCGCGTGACCGGCTCG
Encoded proteins:
- the pheT gene encoding phenylalanine--tRNA ligase subunit beta gives rise to the protein MQFSENWLRTMADPKMSSDELSHLLTMSGLEVEEVEPVAPPFTNVVVGHVREMVKHPDADRLNVCQVDVGTGTLLNIVCGAPNVRPGLKVVCAKAGAELPPGADGKPFLIKVGKLRGVESQGMLCSARELKLSEDHGGLLELPDDAPVGADFRDYYALDDLKFTIKLTPNKADCLSVLGVAREVSALTGTPLQAPQSAPVAVNSDEKLPVKISAPDLCGRFSGRVIRNLNAKAATPEWMKQRLERSGQRSLSALVDISNYVMLELGRPSHVFDLDRIHGGLEVRWGKAGESLKLLNGNTVAVDEWVGVIADDKEIESLAGIMGGDSTAVSLDTTNIYLEAAFWWPSAIQGRARKYNFSTDAAHRFERGVDYATTVEHIERITALILEICGTAETKIGPVDDHVVNVPQRAPVKMRTSRAQKVIGVPLTDAVVADIFTRLALPHTVEDGVFSVTSPSYRFDIEIEEDLIEEVARVYGFENIPARPPVAENTMRIAPENTRSIFAVRHQLADLGYQEVVNMSFVEAQWELDFAGNDSPIRLQNPIASQLSVMRSSLIGSLVANVRYNLNRKAPRVRVFEVGAVYHRDAAVTDGPLTVAGYSQPQRVAAIAYGPHADEQWGQPTRDVDFFDVKADLEALFAPAQLRFAKLEHPALHPGRAASVTLNGKVIGFVGELHPRWLQKYDLPKAPVLFEVDADALQQRDVPSYTEISKFPGASRDLALVVKQDVPAQELLDAFAAAAAAAEHGRIVQAIVLFDEYRGIGVAADEKSLAFRFSLQDTQNTLQDDIVDALMAALTDAAVQKLGAQVRK
- the pheS gene encoding phenylalanine--tRNA ligase subunit alpha; the protein is MNSLEQLVVAAQADFIAAADAAALENAKAIYLGKTGRITELMKGLGKLAPEEKKAQGALINAAKGQIETALTARRDALAEAQLQQRLNAEAIDVTLPGRGRATGGIHPVMRTWERVEAIFRSIGFDVAAGPEIETDWTNFTALNSPENHPARSMQDTFYIDGNDSTGKPLLLRTHTSPMQVRYARSHQPPIKVIAPGRTYRVDSDATHSPMFHQVEGLWIAENISFADLKGVYLNFVKAFFETDDLDVRFRPSYFPFTEPSAEIDIAFGSGPLKGRWLEVSGSGQVHPNVVRNFGLDPEKYIGFAFGSGLERLTMLRYGVNDLRLFYEGDLRFLKQFN
- the rplT gene encoding 50S ribosomal protein L20 translates to MPRVKRGVTARARHKKVLNQAKGYRGRRSKVYRIAKQAVMRAGQYAYRDRRNKKRVFRALWITRINAASREHGLTYSVFMNGLKKAAIELDRKVLADMAVMDKPAFAAIVNAVKAKIAA
- the rpmI gene encoding 50S ribosomal protein L35; translation: MPKMKTKSSAKKRFRVRPGGTVKSGMAFKRHILTKKTTKNKRQLRGTRNINASDVTSVLRMMPSA
- the infC gene encoding translation initiation factor IF-3 is translated as MATDKSHRINGEITAPEMRLSGVNNEPLGIVSLAEAFRLAEEANVDLVEIAPTAVPPVARLMDYGKFKYSEQKKAHDAKLKQKVIAVKEVKFRPGTDDGDYNIKLRNLIRFLEDGDKTKITLRFRGREMAHQDIGMRMLERLKADLEEHGQVEQFPKMEGRQMIMVIAPKKKK
- the thrS gene encoding threonine--tRNA ligase yields the protein MVSVRLPDGSVRQFDAPVTVAQVASNISNSLAKAALAGKVDGKVVDTSFLIERDADVAIVTDKDPEGLDVIRHSAAHLLAYAVKELFPDAQVTIGPTIENGFYYDFSYKRPFTPDDLVAIEKKMAELAKKDEPVTRKVMPRDEAVAYFKSIGEAYKAEIIGSIPAGEDVSLYSEGKFTDLCRGPHVPSTGKLKVFKLMKLAGAYWRGDSKNEMLQRVYGTAWARKEDQEQYLHMLEEAEKRDHRKLGKQLDFFHFQDEAPGLVFWHPKGWTIWQQVEQYMRKKYQDNGYQEVKAPQILDASLWGKTGHWDNYRENMFVTESENRSYALKPMNCPGHVQIFNSGMRSYRDLPLRYGEFGQCHRNEPSGALHGIMRVRGFTQDDGHIFCTNEQIEPEVVAFHRQAMEVYEDFDFTNIEVKLALRPDNRIGTDDVWNNAEEALRQGLRACGVTWTELPGEGAFYGPKIEYHLKDSLGRPWQVGTMQVDFFMPERLGAEYVAEDNSRKVPVMLHRAIVGSMERFIGILIENYAGALPMWLAPVQVAILNISEGQAEYATDLAAKLRKLGFRVTADLRNEKITYKIREHSVQKLPYILVIGDKERDANTVAVRARGNVDLGVMSIDALVERLQQDVANKA